A single Cellulomonas sp. SLBN-39 DNA region contains:
- the ndk gene encoding nucleoside-diphosphate kinase codes for MADAPLPQRTLVLVKPDGVRRGHVGEVLRRIEAKGYTLVAVELRHASTELLTEHYAEHAGKPFVGALVDFMRSGPVLAAVVEGHRVIEGFRSLAGATDPTVAAPGTIRGDLARDWGTKLIENIVHGSDGEESAAREIGLWFPAL; via the coding sequence ATGGCAGACGCACCCCTTCCGCAGCGCACCCTCGTCCTCGTCAAGCCCGACGGGGTCCGTCGCGGTCACGTCGGCGAGGTCCTGCGCCGCATCGAGGCCAAGGGCTACACGCTCGTGGCCGTCGAGCTGCGCCACGCGAGCACCGAGCTGCTCACCGAGCACTACGCCGAGCACGCGGGCAAGCCGTTCGTCGGCGCCCTCGTCGACTTCATGCGCTCCGGCCCGGTCCTGGCGGCCGTCGTCGAGGGCCACCGCGTCATCGAGGGCTTCCGCTCGCTGGCCGGCGCCACCGACCCGACCGTCGCCGCCCCCGGCACCATCCGCGGCGACCTGGCCCGCGACTGGGGCACCAAGCTCATCGAGAACATCGTCCACGGCTCGGACGGGGAGGAGTCCGCGGCCCGCGAGATCGGGCTCTGGTTCCCCGCGCTCTGA
- the ftsY gene encoding signal recognition particle-docking protein FtsY, translating into MDLTDLLPVLIGAPVVVAGAVAAVVVRRRGAATRPPADGSTGTTTAGTAAPDATATVVPPDVAVEPTAAAAETIPSPVAADAVTAPPLDTPAPTAGRLRRLRERLARSGSPLGARLLTVLSRDHLGEDDWDELEETLLLADIGAGPTDELMAALRTRVRVDGIQDGTQARAVLREQLLALVDPALDRGLRTAPGTAEDGSRVPAVVMVVGVNGTGKTTTVGKLARVLVADGSTVVLGAADTFRAAAADQLQTWGSRVGVRTVRSDRDGADPAAVAFDAVKAGRADGADVVLVDTAGRLQNKTGLMDELGKITRVITREAPLSEVLLVLDATTGQNGLQQARVFGEVAGVTGIVLTKLDGTAKGGIVVAVQRELGVPVKLVGLGEGPDDLAPFDPEAFVDGLLGD; encoded by the coding sequence GTGGATCTCACCGACCTCCTCCCCGTCCTCATCGGCGCCCCCGTGGTCGTCGCCGGCGCCGTGGCCGCCGTCGTCGTCCGACGCCGGGGCGCCGCGACCCGGCCCCCGGCCGACGGGTCCACCGGCACGACCACCGCGGGCACCGCCGCACCGGACGCCACCGCCACGGTCGTCCCGCCCGACGTCGCCGTCGAGCCGACCGCCGCCGCGGCCGAGACGATCCCGTCGCCCGTCGCCGCGGACGCGGTCACGGCCCCGCCGCTCGACACCCCCGCCCCCACGGCCGGGCGGTTGCGTCGGCTGCGCGAGCGGCTGGCCCGCTCCGGCTCCCCGCTCGGCGCCCGCCTCCTCACGGTCCTCTCGCGCGACCACCTCGGCGAGGACGACTGGGACGAGCTGGAGGAGACCCTGCTGCTCGCCGACATCGGTGCGGGCCCGACCGACGAGCTCATGGCGGCGCTGCGCACCCGCGTGCGCGTCGACGGGATCCAGGACGGCACGCAGGCCCGCGCCGTGCTGCGCGAGCAGCTGCTCGCCCTCGTCGACCCCGCGCTGGACCGGGGCCTGCGCACCGCGCCCGGCACGGCGGAGGACGGGTCCCGGGTGCCTGCCGTCGTCATGGTCGTCGGCGTGAACGGCACCGGCAAGACCACGACGGTCGGCAAGCTCGCGCGCGTGCTGGTGGCGGACGGCAGCACCGTGGTGCTGGGTGCCGCGGACACGTTCCGCGCGGCCGCGGCCGACCAGCTGCAGACGTGGGGCTCGCGCGTGGGCGTGCGCACGGTCCGCTCGGACCGCGACGGCGCCGACCCCGCGGCCGTCGCGTTCGACGCCGTGAAGGCCGGGCGGGCCGACGGGGCGGACGTCGTGCTCGTCGACACCGCCGGCCGCCTGCAGAACAAGACCGGCCTCATGGACGAGCTCGGCAAGATCACGCGCGTCATCACCCGCGAGGCCCCGCTGTCGGAGGTCCTGCTCGTCCTCGACGCGACGACCGGCCAGAACGGGCTGCAGCAGGCGCGCGTGTTCGGCGAGGTCGCGGGCGTCACGGGCATCGTCCTGACGAAGCTCGACGGCACCGCCAAGGGCGGCATCGTCGTGGCCGTGCAGCGCGAGCTCGGGGTGCCCGTCAAGCTCGTCGGCCTCGGCGAGGGGCCGGACGACCTGGCGCCCTTCGACCCCGAGGCGTTCGTCGACGGCCTGCTCGGCGACTGA
- a CDS encoding DUF4233 domain-containing protein — translation MHGARGGAKRPALPQFTQMTLVLEAVLVFFATLVAFGLRVAPPATVWTIGGVTMLVLLLLSGYVGRPGGYVAGSVAQLAVLAFGVLVPMMYVIGGLFVVLWVVSLRLGARIDRERAAYDAAHPGEVPPTA, via the coding sequence ATGCACGGCGCCCGCGGCGGTGCGAAGCGACCGGCCCTGCCGCAGTTCACGCAGATGACGCTGGTCCTGGAGGCCGTCCTCGTCTTCTTCGCCACCCTCGTGGCCTTCGGGCTGCGGGTCGCCCCGCCGGCCACGGTGTGGACGATCGGCGGCGTGACGATGCTCGTGCTGCTCCTGCTCTCCGGCTACGTCGGCCGGCCCGGCGGCTACGTCGCCGGGTCGGTCGCCCAGCTCGCGGTGCTCGCGTTCGGTGTGCTCGTGCCGATGATGTACGTCATCGGCGGCCTGTTCGTCGTCCTGTGGGTCGTCTCGCTGCGGCTGGGCGCGCGCATCGACCGCGAGCGCGCGGCCTACGACGCGGCGCACCCCGGCGAGGTCCCGCCGACCGCCTGA
- a CDS encoding TetR/AcrR family transcriptional regulator, with protein MTGTMDLPAADGLRARKKRERRELLIDVTHRLVAEHGLDGVTVEAVCAQAGVSTRTFFNYFETKDDAALGFAPFAVDGPAAEAFAAGGPTRHLLADAEVLVRSWLDVPAAERARFERGLELARREPRLLVRQMALMERHKGEVGALVARRLGTDPAHPADVVAGLLVMLLHVSVMRSDTTGGDPAQHVADVADALRAVLRDGPGPG; from the coding sequence GTGACCGGGACCATGGACCTGCCCGCGGCCGACGGGCTGCGGGCGCGGAAGAAGCGCGAGCGGCGTGAGCTGCTCATCGACGTCACGCACCGTCTCGTCGCCGAGCACGGCCTCGACGGCGTCACCGTGGAGGCCGTCTGCGCCCAGGCCGGCGTCTCCACCCGCACGTTCTTCAACTACTTCGAGACCAAGGACGACGCGGCGCTCGGCTTCGCGCCGTTCGCGGTCGACGGCCCGGCCGCCGAGGCGTTCGCCGCGGGCGGGCCGACCAGGCATCTGCTGGCCGACGCCGAGGTCCTCGTGCGCTCCTGGCTCGACGTGCCCGCCGCCGAGCGGGCCCGGTTCGAGCGCGGCCTGGAGCTCGCCCGCCGTGAGCCGCGGCTGCTCGTGCGCCAGATGGCGCTCATGGAGCGGCACAAGGGCGAGGTCGGCGCGCTGGTCGCCCGCCGCCTCGGCACCGACCCCGCGCACCCGGCCGACGTCGTCGCCGGGCTGCTCGTGATGCTCCTGCACGTGTCCGTCATGCGCTCGGACACCACCGGCGGCGACCCCGCCCAGCACGTGGCCGACGTCGCCGACGCCCTGCGCGCCGTGCTGCGCGACGGCCCCGGACCAGGCTGA
- the dhaM gene encoding dihydroxyacetone kinase phosphoryl donor subunit DhaM gives MTREVADVALVLVSHSRELAQGAAHVAEQMAPGVLVVPAGGTEDGLGTSFDRVEEALGRAADGGRSVVVLADLGSAVLTTEAVLEMTDEDLAARVRVADAPFVEGAVAAAVTAHGGGDLAGVLASAQQAGAVFAGSGQGPAPVDPEPAAGEPDLDGAVRGRAVLRNPLGLHARPAAVLARRLAAMDARVTINGVNGASVLELMKLGLVTGDAVEVVARGAAAGDAVALVVGEVEAGFGEV, from the coding sequence ATGACGCGCGAGGTGGCGGACGTCGCGCTCGTGCTGGTCTCGCACTCGCGCGAGCTCGCGCAGGGGGCGGCGCACGTGGCCGAGCAGATGGCGCCGGGCGTCCTGGTGGTCCCCGCGGGCGGCACGGAGGACGGGCTGGGCACCAGCTTCGACCGCGTGGAGGAGGCGCTGGGTCGCGCTGCCGACGGCGGGCGGTCCGTGGTGGTGCTCGCGGACCTGGGCTCGGCGGTGCTGACGACGGAGGCGGTGCTCGAGATGACGGACGAGGATCTGGCGGCACGGGTGCGGGTCGCGGACGCACCGTTCGTCGAGGGGGCCGTCGCCGCGGCCGTGACGGCGCACGGCGGCGGCGACCTCGCGGGCGTGCTCGCGTCGGCGCAGCAGGCCGGTGCCGTGTTCGCCGGCTCGGGCCAGGGCCCGGCCCCGGTCGACCCGGAGCCGGCGGCGGGTGAGCCCGACCTCGACGGGGCCGTGCGCGGTCGCGCGGTGCTGCGCAACCCGCTGGGCCTGCACGCGCGCCCCGCGGCCGTGCTGGCGCGGCGGCTGGCGGCCATGGACGCCCGGGTCACGATCAACGGGGTCAACGGCGCGAGCGTGCTCGAGCTCATGAAGCTCGGTCTGGTCACGGGGGACGCGGTCGAGGTCGTGGCCCGTGGTGCGGCGGCCGGTGACGCGGTGGCGCTGGTCGTCGGCGAGGTCGAGGCGGGCTTCGGCGAGGTCTGA
- a CDS encoding P-II family nitrogen regulator, protein MTKLVTAVIQPHRLDDVKSALEAAGVRGLTVSEASGYGRQRGHTEVYRGAEYTVDLVPKVKIDVLVADEDAAGVTEVIVQAAQTGKIGDGKVWVVPVEDVARVRTGEHGDDAL, encoded by the coding sequence ATGACGAAGCTCGTGACGGCGGTCATCCAGCCGCACCGGCTGGACGACGTCAAGTCGGCCCTCGAGGCCGCGGGCGTCCGCGGTCTGACGGTGAGCGAGGCCAGCGGCTACGGCCGCCAGCGCGGCCACACCGAGGTGTACCGGGGCGCCGAGTACACGGTCGACCTGGTGCCGAAGGTGAAGATCGACGTCCTCGTCGCGGACGAGGACGCGGCGGGGGTCACCGAGGTCATCGTCCAGGCGGCGCAGACCGGCAAGATCGGTGACGGCAAGGTCTGGGTCGTGCCGGTCGAGGACGTGGCCCGCGTCCGCACCGGCGAGCACGGCGACGACGCCCTCTGA
- a CDS encoding MDR family MFS transporter, with the protein MAGTTTAPPRATGGGADAPLVVLTPRTVWVIFGALMASMFLSSLDQSIVGTAMPTIVGELDGVEHQGWVVTAYILAIAIVMPLYGKFGDLFGRRWPFLVAIGLFTVASAGAGFAQSFGELVAWRAVQGLGGGGLMILSQAIIADIVPAKERGKYMGPMGALFGIAAVIGPLLGGLFTDHADWRWAFWINIPIGIGAFTVAWFALKLPSRRSQQPVDALGILFLVLGTSGLVLATSWESWSGQRGYDWSDTGLLALVVGTLVSIGLFVLVETRAADPILPLRLFRNRTFTIATSIGLILGMGMFSALAFLPTFLQMATGAGVTESGFLMLPMMAGVMLTAIGSGIAITRTGRYKVFPVVGLAVTTLGLMWLTRLTGDISMVLFGAMIFVLGAGMGLVMQTVVLAVQNAVDPHEIGTATSANNFFREIGAAVGTALFSTIFTSRLADGLADVFPAGSGATGGGEASGLTPALVQQLPDALRDGVVDAYADALAPAFWYLVPLVALGLVLALFLREVALSDVAGMVARGEAVAGTGRVAATDAPPVASPAGPDDLAQPGTDGRGDEVGATRG; encoded by the coding sequence ATGGCCGGCACCACCACCGCACCCCCGCGCGCCACCGGAGGGGGAGCCGACGCACCGCTCGTCGTGCTGACCCCCCGGACCGTCTGGGTCATCTTCGGCGCCCTCATGGCGTCGATGTTCCTGTCCTCGCTCGACCAGTCGATCGTCGGCACCGCGATGCCCACCATCGTCGGCGAGCTCGACGGCGTCGAGCACCAGGGCTGGGTCGTCACCGCCTACATCCTGGCGATCGCGATCGTCATGCCGCTCTACGGCAAGTTCGGCGACCTGTTCGGGCGGCGCTGGCCGTTCCTCGTGGCGATCGGGCTGTTCACGGTCGCGTCGGCGGGCGCCGGGTTCGCGCAGTCGTTCGGCGAGCTCGTCGCCTGGCGCGCCGTGCAGGGCCTCGGCGGCGGCGGCCTGATGATCCTGTCGCAGGCGATCATCGCCGACATCGTGCCCGCCAAGGAGCGCGGCAAGTACATGGGACCCATGGGTGCCCTGTTCGGCATCGCCGCCGTGATCGGCCCGCTGCTCGGCGGCCTGTTCACCGACCACGCCGACTGGCGCTGGGCGTTCTGGATCAACATCCCCATCGGCATCGGCGCGTTCACGGTCGCGTGGTTCGCCCTCAAGCTCCCCAGCCGCCGCTCGCAGCAGCCGGTCGACGCGCTCGGCATCCTCTTCCTCGTGCTCGGCACCTCCGGCCTCGTGCTCGCCACGAGCTGGGAGTCCTGGAGCGGCCAGCGCGGCTACGACTGGTCCGACACGGGTCTGCTCGCGCTCGTCGTCGGCACGCTGGTCTCCATCGGCCTGTTCGTGCTGGTCGAGACCCGCGCCGCCGACCCGATCCTGCCGCTGCGCCTCTTCCGCAACCGCACCTTCACCATCGCCACGAGCATCGGCCTCATCCTCGGCATGGGCATGTTCTCCGCCCTGGCGTTCCTGCCGACGTTCCTGCAGATGGCCACCGGCGCCGGTGTCACCGAGTCCGGCTTCCTCATGCTGCCGATGATGGCCGGCGTCATGCTCACCGCCATCGGCTCCGGCATCGCGATCACCCGCACCGGCCGGTACAAGGTCTTCCCGGTCGTCGGGCTGGCCGTGACGACCCTCGGCCTCATGTGGCTCACCCGCCTGACGGGCGACATCTCGATGGTGCTGTTCGGCGCCATGATCTTCGTCCTCGGCGCCGGGATGGGCCTGGTCATGCAGACCGTCGTCCTGGCCGTGCAGAACGCCGTCGACCCGCACGAGATCGGCACCGCGACCAGCGCCAACAACTTCTTCCGCGAGATCGGCGCGGCGGTCGGCACTGCCCTGTTCTCGACGATCTTCACCTCGCGCCTCGCCGACGGCCTCGCCGACGTGTTCCCCGCGGGCAGCGGCGCCACGGGCGGCGGGGAGGCGTCGGGCCTGACGCCCGCGCTCGTCCAGCAGCTGCCCGACGCGCTGCGCGACGGCGTCGTCGACGCCTACGCCGACGCGCTCGCCCCCGCGTTCTGGTACCTCGTCCCCCTGGTCGCGCTGGGCCTGGTGCTCGCGCTGTTCCTGCGCGAGGTCGCGCTGTCCGACGTCGCCGGGATGGTCGCCCGCGGCGAGGCCGTCGCGGGCACCGGCCGGGTCGCCGCGACGGACGCGCCGCCGGTCGCCTCCCCGGCCGGTCCGGACGACCTCGCGCAGCCGGGCACCGACGGGCGGGGCGACGAGGTCGGCGCCACGCGCGGCTAG
- the smc gene encoding chromosome segregation protein SMC: MHLKTLTLRGFKSFASATTLSFEPGITCVVGPNGSGKSNVVDALAWVMGEQGAKSLRGGKMEDVIFAGTSGRPPLGRAEVSLTIDNTDGALPIEYSEVTISRTLFRNGGSEYAINGQGCRLLDIQDLLSDSGLGREMHVIVGQGQLDAVLRATPEERRGFVEEAAGVLKHRKRKEKALRKLDAMQGNLTRLADLTTEIRRQLGPLGRQAEVARKAAVVQTDLRDARARLLADDLAQLMAALEQEIADESALRVRREQVEADLAAARARLAGLEQAAAEAAPAVSEASDVWYQLSALRERLRGTASLAADRVRLLGSAVAERTSGQEPRDLEAQAERVRRAEAELAAEVEVARAAVAAATTARQDAETAAQGAERALADLQRTAADRREGVARLAGQVAARRSRVEATEGEIGRLREQLAAAQERAQDATSRFAALESQVAGVEEGEEGLDAEHEAAAEQLDAATASVQDLQDRLRAAERERDQQASRVETLELSLTRKDGAGALLAADGLPGTVGSVAALLQVDTRDEDAVVAALGALADAVAVESVDAAVDAIRYLRTEDAGRATMLVASGAGASDVPLPPGVDRAVDLVQAPPSVRDAVHALLADVVVVDDLAAARPLVAAHPRLVVATRTGDVLSQVRASGGSATAPSALHLQAALETARETGARAGAEAERLRFALAAAQEARAAAVARVEAALDRLHESDAALAAVAEQLGQLGSAARAAGAEAERVERSLETAGRALAEDHAALAELTARLAAVQEQPEDSEAAIAQATAGRDEAATGATTARARETEARLTLRTAEERARALSGRAESLERAAAAERAARERAAARERARARQASVAGAVHAAAVHVVALLDVALRHAADERDAAEAARAERDRDLTTVRGQVDALARDLAELTDVAHRDEMARTQQRLRIEQLEQRSVEDLGIDPAVLLEEYGPDRPVPLVPPPADEDAPRAVPYVRAEQEKRLKAAERALSQLGRVNPLALEEFAALEERHRFLVDQLADLKKSRTDLLQIVKDIDERVEQVFSEAYRDTAAAFDVVFPRLFPGGEGRLVLTDPDDMLTTGIEVEARPAGKKVKRLSLLSGGERSLTAVALLVAIFKARPSPFYVMDEVEAALDDANLGRLLEIFRELQDDSQLIVVTHQKRTMEIADALYGVTMRGDGVTTVISQRLREDAAV, translated from the coding sequence GTGCACCTCAAGACGCTCACGCTGCGCGGGTTCAAGTCGTTCGCGTCGGCGACGACGCTGAGCTTCGAGCCCGGCATCACCTGCGTCGTCGGCCCGAACGGCTCGGGCAAGTCCAACGTGGTCGACGCGCTGGCGTGGGTGATGGGGGAGCAGGGCGCGAAGTCGCTGCGCGGCGGCAAGATGGAGGACGTCATCTTCGCCGGCACGTCCGGCCGCCCGCCGCTGGGCCGCGCCGAGGTGTCGTTGACGATCGACAACACCGACGGGGCGCTGCCGATCGAGTACTCCGAGGTGACGATCTCGCGCACGCTGTTCCGCAACGGCGGGTCGGAGTACGCGATCAACGGCCAGGGCTGCCGGCTGCTCGACATCCAGGACCTGCTGTCGGACTCCGGCCTGGGCCGCGAGATGCACGTGATCGTCGGGCAGGGGCAGCTCGACGCGGTGCTGCGCGCGACGCCGGAGGAGCGGCGCGGCTTCGTCGAGGAGGCCGCGGGCGTCCTCAAGCACCGCAAGCGCAAGGAGAAGGCCCTGCGCAAGCTCGACGCGATGCAGGGCAACCTCACGCGCCTGGCCGACCTGACCACGGAGATCCGCCGCCAGCTCGGACCGCTGGGCCGGCAGGCCGAGGTCGCGCGCAAGGCGGCGGTGGTGCAGACCGACCTGCGGGACGCCCGGGCGCGGCTGCTCGCCGACGACCTGGCCCAGCTCATGGCCGCGCTGGAGCAGGAGATCGCCGACGAGTCCGCGCTGCGGGTGCGCCGCGAGCAGGTCGAGGCCGACCTCGCCGCCGCCCGGGCGCGGCTCGCGGGCCTGGAGCAGGCGGCGGCGGAGGCCGCGCCGGCCGTGAGCGAGGCGTCGGACGTCTGGTACCAGCTGTCGGCGCTGCGTGAGCGGCTGCGCGGCACGGCGTCCCTGGCGGCGGACCGGGTGCGGCTGCTCGGCTCGGCGGTGGCCGAGCGCACGTCCGGGCAGGAACCGCGCGACCTCGAGGCGCAGGCGGAGCGGGTGCGCAGGGCGGAGGCCGAGCTGGCGGCCGAGGTCGAGGTCGCGCGCGCCGCGGTGGCCGCCGCGACGACCGCCCGCCAGGACGCCGAGACGGCCGCCCAGGGGGCCGAGCGGGCCCTGGCCGACCTGCAGCGCACCGCCGCCGACCGTCGGGAGGGTGTCGCCCGTCTGGCCGGGCAGGTCGCCGCGCGTCGCAGCCGCGTCGAGGCCACCGAGGGCGAGATCGGTCGCCTGCGGGAGCAGCTGGCGGCCGCGCAGGAGCGCGCGCAGGACGCGACGAGCCGGTTCGCGGCCCTGGAGTCCCAGGTGGCCGGTGTGGAGGAGGGGGAGGAGGGCCTCGACGCGGAGCACGAGGCGGCCGCCGAGCAGCTCGACGCCGCGACCGCGTCCGTGCAGGACCTGCAGGACCGGCTGCGCGCGGCCGAGCGCGAGCGCGACCAGCAGGCGTCTCGCGTCGAGACCCTCGAGCTGTCGCTGACCCGCAAGGACGGCGCGGGCGCGCTGCTCGCGGCCGACGGGCTGCCCGGCACGGTCGGGTCCGTCGCGGCGCTCCTGCAGGTCGACACACGGGACGAGGACGCGGTGGTGGCGGCGCTCGGGGCGCTCGCCGACGCCGTGGCGGTGGAGTCCGTCGACGCCGCGGTGGACGCGATCCGGTACCTGCGCACGGAGGACGCGGGCCGGGCGACGATGCTCGTCGCGAGCGGGGCGGGCGCGTCGGACGTGCCGCTGCCGCCCGGCGTCGACCGGGCCGTGGACCTCGTGCAGGCGCCGCCGTCGGTGCGCGACGCGGTGCACGCGCTGCTCGCCGACGTCGTGGTGGTCGACGACCTGGCCGCGGCCCGCCCGTTGGTGGCGGCGCACCCGCGGCTCGTGGTGGCCACCCGCACGGGGGACGTGCTGTCGCAGGTGCGGGCGTCGGGCGGGTCCGCGACGGCACCGAGCGCCCTGCACCTGCAGGCCGCCCTGGAGACGGCACGGGAGACCGGTGCGCGTGCGGGCGCGGAGGCGGAGCGCCTGCGGTTCGCGCTGGCCGCCGCGCAGGAGGCCCGCGCCGCAGCCGTGGCCCGTGTCGAGGCCGCCCTGGACCGCCTGCACGAGTCCGACGCGGCGCTCGCCGCGGTCGCCGAGCAGCTCGGGCAGCTGGGCTCGGCCGCACGGGCCGCGGGTGCGGAGGCCGAGCGGGTCGAGCGCTCGCTCGAGACGGCGGGCCGCGCGCTCGCCGAGGACCACGCCGCCCTGGCGGAGCTGACGGCGCGGCTGGCGGCGGTGCAGGAGCAGCCGGAGGACTCCGAGGCGGCGATCGCGCAGGCCACGGCCGGTCGGGACGAGGCGGCGACCGGGGCGACCACGGCCCGCGCCCGTGAGACCGAGGCCCGCCTGACGCTGCGCACGGCCGAGGAGCGGGCCCGGGCGCTGTCGGGCCGCGCCGAGAGCCTGGAGCGGGCGGCAGCGGCCGAGCGCGCCGCGCGCGAGCGGGCCGCGGCCCGCGAGCGGGCCCGGGCCCGGCAGGCGTCCGTCGCGGGGGCCGTGCACGCCGCGGCCGTGCACGTGGTCGCGCTGCTCGACGTGGCGCTGCGGCACGCCGCGGACGAGCGCGACGCCGCCGAGGCCGCGCGCGCCGAGCGCGACCGGGACCTGACGACGGTCCGCGGGCAGGTCGACGCGCTCGCCCGCGACCTGGCCGAGCTCACGGACGTCGCGCACCGCGACGAGATGGCCCGCACGCAGCAGCGGCTGCGCATCGAGCAGCTCGAGCAGCGGTCGGTCGAGGACCTCGGCATCGACCCCGCCGTGCTGCTCGAGGAGTACGGCCCCGACCGCCCGGTGCCGCTGGTGCCGCCGCCGGCCGACGAGGACGCGCCCCGGGCCGTCCCGTACGTGCGTGCGGAGCAGGAGAAGCGCCTGAAGGCCGCGGAGCGGGCCCTGTCGCAGCTCGGCCGCGTCAACCCCCTGGCCCTGGAGGAGTTCGCGGCGCTGGAGGAGCGGCACCGCTTCCTCGTCGACCAGCTCGCGGACCTGAAGAAGTCCCGCACCGACCTGCTGCAGATCGTCAAGGACATCGACGAGCGCGTCGAGCAGGTGTTCAGCGAGGCGTACCGCGACACCGCCGCCGCGTTCGACGTGGTGTTCCCGCGGCTGTTCCCCGGCGGGGAGGGGCGCCTCGTGCTCACCGACCCCGACGACATGCTGACCACGGGCATCGAGGTGGAGGCGCGCCCGGCCGGCAAGAAGGTCAAGCGGCTGTCGCTGCTCTCCGGCGGCGAGCGGTCGCTGACGGCCGTGGCGCTGCTCGTCGCCATCTTCAAGGCCCGCCCCAGCCCCTTCTACGTCATGGACGAGGTCGAGGCGGCCCTCGACGACGCGAACCTCGGGCGTCTGCTGGAGATCTTCCGCGAGCTCCAGGACGACTCCCAGCTCATCGTCGTCACGCACCAGAAGCGCACCATGGAGATCGCCGACGCGCTCTACGGCGTCACCATGCGCGGCGACGGTGTGACCACGGTCATCAGCCAGCGTCTGCGGGAGGACGCCGCCGTCTGA
- a CDS encoding ammonium transporter, producing MAFELDSGNTAFIIFAASLVLLMTPALAFFYGGMVRGKSVLNMMMMSFGALGIVSVIWVVYGYSATFGTDIGGFIGNPLDFLGLQGATDDQSLMAATGVPFLVAAGFQLTFAVITVALISGAVADRLKYGTWLVFAAVWVTVVYIPMAHMVWGGGVLGTGYLLADSLPIPIDFAGGTVVHINAGIAGLVLAVVAGKRKGFGTEAMRPHNLPFVMLGAALLWFGWFGFNAGSEFAADGTAGRAWINTTVATAVALLAWIGTEKLRDGHATSLGAASGVVAGLVAITPAAAAVDTWGAIAIGLVAGVLCALAVGLKYKFGYDDSLDVVGVHLVGGLVGTVLIGFFSTDANATWYIDGASNGLFYGGGVGQLVTQIIVALAAIVFSGLATLVIALILKATIGLRVPEDQEVQGIDLAVHGETAYETQGSGARVVTEVK from the coding sequence ATGGCATTCGAACTCGACAGCGGGAACACGGCGTTCATCATCTTCGCCGCGTCCCTCGTGCTGCTGATGACGCCGGCGCTGGCGTTCTTCTACGGCGGCATGGTGCGCGGCAAGAGCGTCCTGAACATGATGATGATGAGCTTCGGTGCCCTCGGCATCGTCTCCGTCATCTGGGTCGTGTACGGCTACTCGGCGACCTTCGGCACGGACATCGGCGGGTTCATCGGGAACCCGCTCGACTTCCTCGGCCTGCAGGGCGCGACGGACGACCAGAGCCTCATGGCGGCGACCGGTGTCCCGTTCCTCGTGGCGGCGGGCTTCCAGCTCACGTTCGCCGTGATCACGGTGGCGCTGATCTCCGGCGCGGTGGCCGACCGTCTGAAGTACGGCACGTGGCTGGTCTTCGCCGCCGTGTGGGTCACGGTGGTGTACATCCCGATGGCCCACATGGTCTGGGGCGGTGGCGTCCTCGGTACCGGATACCTCCTCGCGGACTCGCTCCCGATCCCGATCGACTTCGCCGGCGGCACCGTGGTCCACATCAACGCCGGCATCGCCGGTCTCGTGCTGGCGGTCGTCGCCGGCAAGCGCAAGGGCTTCGGCACCGAGGCGATGCGCCCGCACAACCTGCCCTTCGTCATGCTCGGTGCCGCGCTCCTGTGGTTCGGCTGGTTCGGCTTCAACGCCGGCTCCGAGTTCGCGGCGGACGGCACGGCGGGACGCGCCTGGATCAACACCACGGTCGCCACGGCCGTCGCGCTGCTCGCCTGGATCGGCACGGAGAAGCTGCGCGACGGGCACGCCACGTCGCTGGGTGCCGCGTCGGGCGTCGTCGCGGGCCTCGTCGCCATCACCCCGGCGGCCGCGGCCGTCGACACGTGGGGCGCCATCGCCATCGGCCTCGTCGCCGGCGTGCTCTGCGCCCTGGCGGTCGGCCTGAAGTACAAGTTCGGCTACGACGACTCGCTCGACGTCGTCGGCGTGCACCTCGTCGGCGGTCTCGTCGGCACGGTCCTCATCGGCTTCTTCTCGACGGACGCCAACGCCACCTGGTACATCGACGGTGCGTCGAACGGTCTGTTCTACGGTGGGGGCGTCGGCCAGCTGGTGACCCAGATCATCGTGGCGCTCGCCGCGATCGTGTTCAGCGGCCTCGCGACGCTCGTGATCGCCCTGATCCTCAAGGCGACGATCGGCCTGCGTGTCCCCGAGGACCAGGAGGTCCAGGGCATCGACCTCGCCGTCCACGGCGAGACCGCGTACGAGACGCAGGGCTCCGGCGCCCGCGTCGTGACGGAGGTGAAGTGA